A stretch of DNA from Sphingomonas ginkgonis:
TACCGGTGCGACGGGTCGCGACGGATCATCCGTCCGAAACGCCGGAGGGAAGGGCGCTGATGGATTTCATCTCGATTTTGTCGATCTTCGTGCTGGCCTGCTTTGTCGGCTATTACGTGGTCTGGTCGGTGACCCCGGCGCTCCATACCCCGTTGATGGCCGTCACCAACGCCATCTCGTCGGTCATCATCGTCGGCGCCCTGATCGCGGCGGCGGCGAGCGGAAGCGCGTCGGCCAAGTGGCTCGGCCTGCTCGCGGTGACGCTCGCCTCGGTGAACATCTTCGGCGGCTTCGCCGTCACCCAGCGCATGCTGGCGATGTACAAGAAGAAGGATCGCTCGGGGGACAAGGCCCATGGCTGAGGCCGCCGCGCACGCCCAGCCGTCCTGGGTCCTTCTCGCCTATCTGATTGCGGGCGTCTGCTTCATCCTCGCGCTGCGCGGTCTTTCGAGCCCGGAGAGCAGCCAGCGCGGCAACCGTCTCGGCATGATCGGCATGGCGATCGCGGTCGGGACGACGCTCGCCGTCCATCAGATCACCTCGCTGCCGGAAATCGCAATCGCGATCGCCATCGGCGCCGCGATCGGCCTCGTCACTGCGCGGCGGATCCAGATGACGGCGATGCCGCAGCTCGTCGCCGCCTTCCACAGCCTCGTCGGCCTGGCCGCCGTCCTTGTCGGCGCCGCCGCCTTCCTCAACCCCGAGGCGTTCGGGATCGCGGTCCGCATCACGCCCATCGCCAGCCCGTCCTTCATCTCGATCCTGCCCGTCAGCCGGATTGAGATGGGCCTCGGCGTCGCGATCGGCGCGATCACCTTCTCGGGCTCGGTGATCGCCTTCCTAAAATTGAACGGCAACATGAGCGGATCGCCGATCCTGCTGCCGGGACGGCACATCATCAACCTCGGCACGCTCGCCGCCATCGTCGGGCTGATCGCCTACTTCACCCAAGACCAGGCGCCGTGGGTGTTCTTCACCGTCATGGCGCTCTCCTTCGCGATCGGCTTCCTGCTGATCATCCCGATTGGCGGGGCCGACATGCCGGTCGTGGTGTCGATGCTGAACAGCTATTCCGGCTGGGCCGCGGCGGCGATGGGGTTCACGCTGCACAATTCGGCGATGATCATCACCGGCGCGCTGGTCGGAAGCTCGGGCGCGATCCTCAGCTACATCATGTGTCGGGCGATGAACCGAAGCTTCATTTCGGTGATCGCCGGCGGGTTCGGCGCGGTCTCGGGGCCGAGCGGCGGCGGCGAGGCGATCGACCGTCCCTACAAGCGCGGCTCGGCCGAAGACGCCGCCTTCCTGATGAGCCAGGCCGACCAGGTCATCATCGTTCCGGGCTACGGCATGGCGGTGGCCCAGGCGCAGCATGCCCTGAGGGAGATGGGCGACCTCCTCAAGAAGGAAGGGGTGCGGGTCAAATATGCCATCCACCCCGTCGCCGGCCGGATGCCGGGACATATGAACGTGCTGCTGGCCGAGGCCAACGTCCCCTACGACGAGGTCTTCGAGCTGGAGGACATCAACTCGGAATTCGCGCAGACCGACGTCGCCTTCGTGATCGGCGCCAACGACGTCACCAACCCGGCGGCCAAGACCGACAAGTCGTCGCCGATCTACGGCATGCCGGTGCTCGATGTCGAAAAGGCGCGAACCGTGCTGTTCATCAAGCGCTCGATGGGCGGGGTGGGCTACGCCGGCGTCGACAATGAGCTCTTCTACCGCGACAACACGATGATGCTGCTCGCCGATGCCAAGAAGATGGTCGAGGAAATCGTCAAGGCGCTGGGCTAGCCGGCTGGCCCGCGCCTGAAAGCGACGGCTCGAGCTGACCTGATCCGGAACGCGGGCGTAACGCTCCGTCGCCGCGCTGCAACAGGTCGGCGTTGCGGCGTTTATTATTGTTCCTGCCGCTTGCCCGCTCGCTTGGATTGAGAGACAAAGGTGGAACGGCGGCGCCGCAAGCGCCTCTTTCGACAGACGTTTCTGGGTTGAAGCCCCCAGCCCGCGCACGCGCCGGCCGGTGGGCTGCGGGTGGAAGGATCGACAGTGAAGAAGCTGGGCATCATCGGCGGGATCAGCTGGGCCTCGACCGCGATGTACTATGAACAGATCAACCGCGCGGTCACGCAGCGGCTGGGCGGATTGCACAGCGCGAGCATCGTGATGGAAAGCTTCGATCTCGCCACGGTCGCGGCGCTGCAGCAGCGCGAGGACTGGGTCGCGATGGACCAGCAGTTCGGCAGCGCGGCGCGGCGGCTCAAGGATGCCGGCGCGGAAGGGCTGATCATCTGCTCAAACACCGGCCACCGCGCCTATGACGCGGTCAGCGAGGCCGCCGCTATCCCCGTGCTTCATATCGCCGACGCGACGGCCGAGCGGATCGCCCGCGACGGCGTCCAGCGGGCAGCGCTGCTCGGCACCCGGTTCACCATGAGCCAAGGCTTCGTCCGCGAGCGGCTCGAGCAGCGCGGGGTTCAGCTGGCGCAGCTCGATCCGGCGTGGATGGCCGAGATCGACCGCATCATCTACGAGGAACTGGCCGCGGGGCGGGTGGTGCGCGACAGCCAGCGCAAGCTGAAGACACTGATCACCGAGCTGCAGAAGAAGAAGGTTCAGGCGGTGATCCTGGGCTGCACCGAACTGGTGCTTGCCGTCGACACCCGCGCCAACGTCCTGCCGGTTTACGACACCACGGCGATCCACGCCAAGGCGGCGGCGGAATGGATGCTCGCCGACGAGGAAGAGGCGCGGGCGGCCGCCTAGACGGCGACGGCGATGGCGGTGATCACCAGCGTGGCGCCATCTGGCAGGTCGACCTCGTCGCCGACCTCCGCTTCCAGCATTGCGCGGGCGAGCGGCGCGGTGAAGGCGATGCGGTCGGTCGCGGGTTCGCTTTCGTCATGGCCGACGATCTCCAGCGTCCGCGCCCGCCCGTCGCGCTCGAAGGTCACTCGCGTGCCGATCGCGACGGTCTCTCCGCTTGGTGCCGGGGCGAGCTGCGCGCTGGCGAGCCGCTGACGCCAGTAGCGGGCGTCGCGCAGGACCGCCTTGCGGTCCTCGTCGCCGAGGTCGGTCGCGAGCGCCGCCTCGAGCATCGCCGCTCGCTCTTCGATCAGCCGCAGCCCGCCCGGGGTGACAAGGTTGGGACCGGGCGGGATCGGCAGCTCGAACCGCGGCTCGAGATGCTCGTCGTCGCTTTCGCGGCGGAAGGCGACGCTCATGGCAGAGAAAGCCCGTTTTGCATGAGAAGCTGAATAGCCGACCGGTTCCGTCCCGGAAAGCAAATGAGCGCTTCAGCTGGGAAGCGGATGTCAGGGATGTAGGTTCTCGGCATCAACAACGAGCGACATTCCACCCTGCCACCATTAGATTACGGCGTCGGGCGGCAGTCTTGCCCAACGGGCGCTTGCGGCTTTGCCGAACGGCGAGGCCGATTACCGGAACTCGCCGGGAGAGCCCCGCCTGGCGGCCGCGACGTCGGCGGCAATGTCTGTCTCGCGCATCCGGGCCGCGTAAGCTGCCAGTACCAAAGCCGGCTCGTGAGGTGCTCCGCCGCGTGCCAACCGCTGGCGTTCCGCAGCCTCGGCCCACTCCTTCACGCAGTCGAGCGGCTCAGCCAGCAAACGGGTGTCAATGCTGTGCACTCGAAGTGGTCCCGTCGTCTCGCGAACAGCGACAACCGTGTGGTGGCTCAACTTGCCGTAACGAACGTCAAGACCGACCTGCGACAGGGCATTCCACGGGATCGTTCGCGAGAACCAGGCAGAGCGAACCTCGATGCCGCCTTCGGAGGTCGCCAGCGCCAGGCAGCCGTGGCGGATCAACCCCAGGGTCATGCCGGCCGTGACCAGCACGAGGTATGACGCTGTGGCAAGGAGCACGGCCGAGGGAACGAAGCCAAGACCAAGAACGCTGGGGAAGCCG
This window harbors:
- a CDS encoding NAD(P) transhydrogenase subunit alpha — translated: MDFISILSIFVLACFVGYYVVWSVTPALHTPLMAVTNAISSVIIVGALIAAAASGSASAKWLGLLAVTLASVNIFGGFAVTQRMLAMYKKKDRSGDKAHG
- a CDS encoding NAD(P)(+) transhydrogenase (Re/Si-specific) subunit beta, yielding MAEAAAHAQPSWVLLAYLIAGVCFILALRGLSSPESSQRGNRLGMIGMAIAVGTTLAVHQITSLPEIAIAIAIGAAIGLVTARRIQMTAMPQLVAAFHSLVGLAAVLVGAAAFLNPEAFGIAVRITPIASPSFISILPVSRIEMGLGVAIGAITFSGSVIAFLKLNGNMSGSPILLPGRHIINLGTLAAIVGLIAYFTQDQAPWVFFTVMALSFAIGFLLIIPIGGADMPVVVSMLNSYSGWAAAAMGFTLHNSAMIITGALVGSSGAILSYIMCRAMNRSFISVIAGGFGAVSGPSGGGEAIDRPYKRGSAEDAAFLMSQADQVIIVPGYGMAVAQAQHALREMGDLLKKEGVRVKYAIHPVAGRMPGHMNVLLAEANVPYDEVFELEDINSEFAQTDVAFVIGANDVTNPAAKTDKSSPIYGMPVLDVEKARTVLFIKRSMGGVGYAGVDNELFYRDNTMMLLADAKKMVEEIVKALG
- a CDS encoding GreA/GreB family elongation factor; the protein is MSVAFRRESDDEHLEPRFELPIPPGPNLVTPGGLRLIEERAAMLEAALATDLGDEDRKAVLRDARYWRQRLASAQLAPAPSGETVAIGTRVTFERDGRARTLEIVGHDESEPATDRIAFTAPLARAMLEAEVGDEVDLPDGATLVITAIAVAV
- a CDS encoding aspartate/glutamate racemase family protein, with the protein product MKKLGIIGGISWASTAMYYEQINRAVTQRLGGLHSASIVMESFDLATVAALQQREDWVAMDQQFGSAARRLKDAGAEGLIICSNTGHRAYDAVSEAAAIPVLHIADATAERIARDGVQRAALLGTRFTMSQGFVRERLEQRGVQLAQLDPAWMAEIDRIIYEELAAGRVVRDSQRKLKTLITELQKKKVQAVILGCTELVLAVDTRANVLPVYDTTAIHAKAAAEWMLADEEEARAAA